In Burkholderia savannae, one genomic interval encodes:
- a CDS encoding Rieske (2Fe-2S) protein, with the protein MTGGGDARFVCAADALVDGGEGVRVDATLRGEPAVVFFVRYEGRAYGYLNRCAHVPMELDWAEGQFFESSGLYLMCATHGAIYEPETGKCVGGPCRGARLRAVQVDERDTPGGRAVFWLPDGDLRPASSDH; encoded by the coding sequence ATGACGGGCGGCGGCGACGCGCGCTTCGTCTGCGCGGCCGACGCGCTCGTCGACGGCGGCGAGGGCGTGCGGGTCGACGCGACGCTGCGCGGCGAGCCTGCCGTCGTGTTCTTCGTGCGCTACGAGGGGCGCGCGTACGGTTACCTGAACCGCTGCGCGCACGTGCCGATGGAACTAGACTGGGCCGAGGGCCAGTTCTTCGAATCGTCGGGCTTATACTTGATGTGCGCGACGCACGGCGCGATCTACGAGCCGGAGACGGGCAAGTGCGTCGGCGGCCCGTGCCGCGGCGCGCGGCTGCGCGCCGTTCAGGTCGACGAGCGGGATACGCCGGGCGGCCGCGCGGTGTTCTGGCTGCCCGACGGCGATCTGCGCCCGGCCTCTTCTGACCACTGA
- a CDS encoding SAM-dependent methyltransferase produces MTAGTLYLIPNTLGEGDAEMLAAVLPAAVQARAASLGYYIGENAKTTRAFLKKIGTERPIQEIEIRELNVKTPAGEIGKLLAPVLAGADAGLVSEAGCPAVADPGALLVRRAHERGVKVVPLVGPSSILLALMASGLNGQSFAFHGYLPVDAAARAKRLRELEQQSRKANQTQIFIETPYRNHAMLDALVATCAPSTLVCVAADLTLPTETIASRSAAEWKKAPVPDLHKRPAIFLLLAN; encoded by the coding sequence ATGACGGCAGGCACGCTTTATCTGATCCCGAACACGCTCGGCGAAGGCGACGCCGAGATGCTCGCCGCCGTACTGCCCGCCGCCGTGCAGGCGCGCGCCGCGTCGCTCGGCTATTACATCGGCGAGAACGCGAAGACGACGCGCGCGTTCCTGAAGAAAATCGGCACCGAGCGGCCGATCCAGGAAATCGAGATCCGCGAGCTGAACGTGAAGACGCCCGCGGGCGAGATCGGCAAGCTGCTCGCGCCCGTGCTCGCCGGCGCCGACGCCGGGCTCGTGTCGGAAGCCGGCTGCCCCGCCGTCGCCGATCCGGGCGCGCTGCTCGTGCGGCGCGCGCACGAGCGCGGCGTGAAGGTCGTGCCGCTCGTCGGGCCGAGCTCGATCCTGCTCGCGCTGATGGCGTCCGGCCTGAACGGCCAGAGCTTCGCGTTCCACGGCTATCTGCCCGTCGACGCCGCCGCGCGCGCGAAGCGCCTGCGCGAGCTCGAGCAGCAGTCGCGCAAGGCGAATCAGACGCAAATCTTCATCGAGACCCCGTACCGCAATCACGCGATGCTCGATGCGCTCGTCGCGACGTGCGCGCCGTCGACGCTCGTATGCGTCGCGGCCGACCTCACGCTGCCGACCGAGACGATCGCGAGCCGCTCGGCCGCAGAATGGAAAAAGGCGCCCGTGCCCGATTTGCACAAGCGCCCTGCGATTTTCCTGCTGCTCGCGAACTGA
- a CDS encoding S49 family peptidase → MSDQINPPDPSSSSAASAAAREPNWERAVLERVALAAIKEQRAARRWRIFFRFAFLVVLAVLAFAFLSVSGDGSKLASGRHTAVVTIDGEIAASTNANAEDINTALGSAFEDSGTVGVVLRINSPGGSPVQAGIVYDEIRRLRKKYPAKPLYVVVSDMCASGGYYIAAAADKIYVDKASIVGSIGVLMDGFGFTGLMGKLGVERRLHTSGENKGFFDPFSPETAKMDAHAQEMLDQIHEQFIKAVRDGRGARLHDSPEIFSGLFWTGAKSIELGLADDYGTTDTVARDVLKAPDLVDYTVKESLTDRVARRFGAAVGKAALKAAVAGGELKLR, encoded by the coding sequence ATGTCCGATCAAATCAATCCGCCCGATCCGTCTTCCTCTTCCGCGGCGAGCGCCGCCGCTCGCGAACCAAACTGGGAGCGCGCGGTGCTCGAGCGCGTCGCCCTCGCGGCGATCAAGGAGCAGCGCGCCGCACGGCGCTGGCGGATATTCTTCCGCTTCGCGTTCCTCGTCGTGCTCGCCGTGCTCGCGTTCGCGTTCCTCAGCGTGTCCGGCGACGGCAGCAAGCTCGCGAGCGGACGCCACACGGCCGTCGTGACGATCGACGGCGAAATCGCGGCGAGCACCAACGCGAACGCCGAGGACATCAACACGGCGCTCGGCAGCGCGTTCGAGGATTCGGGCACGGTGGGCGTCGTGCTGCGCATCAACAGCCCGGGCGGCAGCCCGGTGCAGGCGGGCATCGTCTACGACGAGATCCGCCGGCTGCGCAAGAAGTATCCGGCGAAGCCGCTCTACGTCGTCGTCTCCGACATGTGCGCGTCGGGCGGCTACTACATCGCGGCGGCGGCCGACAAGATCTACGTCGACAAGGCGAGCATCGTCGGCTCGATCGGCGTGCTGATGGACGGCTTCGGCTTCACCGGGCTGATGGGCAAGCTCGGCGTCGAGCGGCGGCTGCACACGTCGGGCGAGAACAAGGGCTTCTTCGATCCGTTCTCGCCGGAGACGGCGAAGATGGACGCGCACGCGCAAGAGATGCTCGACCAGATCCACGAGCAGTTCATCAAGGCGGTGAGGGACGGCCGCGGCGCGCGGCTGCACGACTCGCCGGAGATCTTCTCGGGGCTTTTCTGGACGGGCGCGAAGAGCATCGAGCTCGGCCTCGCCGACGATTACGGGACGACCGATACCGTCGCGCGCGACGTGCTGAAGGCGCCCGATCTCGTCGACTACACGGTCAAGGAAAGCCTGACCGATCGCGTCGCGCGCCGCTTCGGCGCGGCGGTCGGCAAGGCCGCGCTGAAGGCGGCCGTGGCCGGCGGCGAGCTGAAGCTGCGCTGA
- a CDS encoding HAD-IA family hydrolase: MARQQFDLIVFDWDGTLMDSTAHIAQSIQAACRDLGVPVPSDEAARYVIGLGLRDALAVTAPSLDTADYPRLAERYRFHYFVKDQRIELFAGVREMLEELRDTGYLLAVATGKGRVGLNRALDQAKLTSLFDGTRCADETFSKPHPAMLQELSRELGQDLARTVMIGDTTHDLQMAASAGAAGIGVAYGAHSGDALAALSPRFVAPDVAALAGWLREHA; encoded by the coding sequence ATGGCCCGACAGCAATTTGATCTGATCGTCTTCGACTGGGACGGCACGCTGATGGATTCGACCGCGCACATCGCGCAAAGCATCCAGGCCGCGTGCCGCGATCTCGGCGTGCCCGTGCCATCCGACGAGGCCGCCCGCTACGTGATCGGGCTCGGCCTGCGCGACGCGCTCGCCGTGACCGCGCCGAGCCTCGATACCGCCGACTATCCGCGGCTCGCCGAACGCTACCGGTTCCACTATTTCGTCAAGGACCAGCGCATCGAGCTGTTCGCCGGCGTGCGCGAGATGCTCGAGGAACTGCGCGACACCGGCTACCTGCTCGCCGTCGCGACGGGCAAGGGGCGCGTCGGCCTGAACCGCGCGCTCGACCAGGCGAAGCTCACGAGCCTCTTCGACGGCACGCGCTGCGCGGACGAAACGTTCTCCAAGCCGCATCCGGCGATGCTGCAGGAGCTGTCGCGCGAATTGGGGCAGGATCTGGCGCGCACCGTGATGATCGGCGACACGACGCACGACCTGCAGATGGCGGCGAGCGCGGGCGCGGCGGGCATCGGCGTCGCGTACGGCGCGCATTCGGGCGACGCGCTCGCGGCGCTGTCGCCGCGCTTCGTCGCGCCCGACGTCGCGGCGCTCGCCGGCTGGCTGCGGGAGCACGCATGA
- a CDS encoding DUF177 domain-containing protein, protein MNPSSGKPAVSLDPHAIDLFEFARSARQAAGAVRLSQLPRMLNEVPADAPDRDTVFTWQAEGSTQPELQDDGAEGQQPYLRLALHGAAWLECQRCVTPYRQSFDIDVVYRIVASEEEADEFPLDEDDVDVIVGSRQFDLVELIEEELLLSLPLVPKHDVCPAVHESLVSGVSGPAADTDDTSDEPAGESDRPNPFAALEALKKGGDGGKH, encoded by the coding sequence ATGAATCCGTCTTCAGGTAAGCCTGCGGTTTCGCTCGATCCGCATGCGATCGATCTGTTCGAATTTGCGCGCAGCGCTCGGCAGGCGGCGGGTGCCGTCCGGCTTTCGCAGTTGCCGCGCATGTTAAACGAAGTGCCGGCGGACGCGCCAGACCGCGACACCGTATTCACCTGGCAGGCCGAGGGTTCGACGCAGCCCGAGCTGCAGGACGACGGCGCCGAGGGGCAACAGCCTTATCTGCGGCTCGCGCTGCACGGTGCCGCGTGGCTCGAGTGCCAGCGCTGCGTGACGCCGTACCGGCAGTCGTTCGACATCGACGTCGTGTACCGGATCGTCGCCTCCGAGGAAGAGGCGGACGAATTTCCGCTCGACGAAGATGACGTCGATGTGATCGTCGGCTCGCGCCAGTTCGATCTCGTCGAATTGATCGAAGAGGAGTTGCTGCTTTCGCTGCCGCTCGTGCCGAAGCACGACGTTTGTCCGGCGGTGCACGAAAGCCTCGTGTCGGGCGTGAGCGGTCCAGCGGCCGATACGGACGATACGTCCGACGAACCGGCGGGCGAAAGCGACAGGCCGAATCCGTTCGCGGCGCTCGAAGCGCTGAAAAAGGGCGGGGACGGCGGCAAACACTAA
- a CDS encoding RluA family pseudouridine synthase gives MNELGKKSHNSVASGQVSLIEIDENAAGQRIDNFLLRVCKGVPKSHIYRILRSGEVRVNKGRIDAQYRLAFGDVVRVPPVRVAAADLARAAGPAPVPAAEFEILFEDDAIIALNKPAGVAVHGGSGVAFGVIEQMRHARPHAKFLELAHRLDRETSGILMLAKKRSALVGLHEQIRDNRMDKRYYACVHGDWAADWGRRRAVKAPLFKYSTPDGERRVRVQEDGLPSHTVFNLVDRWPGYALVEAELKTGRTHQIRVHLAHLGLPIVGDAKYGDFALNKTLARASAVPSIKRMFLHAHRLRLAHPLTGEPLQFDAPLPAECRQFLDQLTDLREHA, from the coding sequence ATGAATGAGTTAGGCAAAAAATCCCATAATTCGGTCGCAAGCGGCCAGGTTTCGCTCATCGAGATCGACGAAAACGCAGCCGGGCAGCGCATCGATAATTTCCTGCTGCGCGTCTGCAAGGGCGTGCCGAAGAGTCACATTTACCGGATTCTGCGCAGCGGCGAAGTCCGTGTGAACAAGGGCCGGATCGATGCGCAGTACCGGCTCGCGTTCGGCGACGTCGTGCGCGTGCCGCCCGTGCGCGTCGCGGCGGCCGACCTCGCGCGCGCGGCCGGTCCCGCGCCCGTGCCCGCCGCGGAATTCGAGATCCTGTTCGAGGACGACGCGATCATCGCGCTCAACAAGCCGGCGGGCGTCGCCGTGCACGGCGGCAGCGGGGTTGCGTTCGGCGTGATCGAGCAGATGCGCCATGCGCGGCCGCACGCGAAGTTCCTCGAACTCGCGCACCGGCTCGATCGCGAGACGTCGGGCATCCTGATGCTCGCGAAGAAGCGTTCGGCGCTCGTCGGGCTGCACGAGCAGATCCGCGACAACCGGATGGACAAGCGCTACTACGCATGCGTGCACGGCGACTGGGCGGCGGACTGGGGCCGCCGCCGCGCGGTGAAGGCGCCGCTCTTCAAGTACTCGACGCCCGACGGCGAGCGGCGCGTGCGCGTCCAGGAAGACGGGCTGCCGTCGCACACGGTGTTCAATCTCGTCGACCGCTGGCCGGGCTATGCGCTCGTCGAGGCGGAACTCAAAACGGGTCGGACCCATCAGATTCGCGTGCACCTCGCTCATCTGGGCCTGCCGATCGTCGGCGACGCGAAGTACGGCGATTTCGCGCTGAACAAGACGCTCGCGCGCGCGAGCGCGGTGCCGTCGATCAAGCGGATGTTCCTGCACGCTCACCGGCTGCGCCTCGCGCACCCGCTGACGGGCGAGCCGCTGCAGTTCGACGCGCCGCTGCCCGCCGAGTGCCGGCAATTTCTCGACCAACTCACCGACTTGCGCGAACACGCGTGA
- a CDS encoding Maf-like protein — translation MPDNASSPPRLILASSSRYRRELLERLRVPFDVITPEVDETPLPDETPSATALRLAAAKARAAAERARAPHGALVIGSDQVATFDGLQIGKPGTHERALAQLQAMRGREVEFHSALCLYDSRSGATQIEDVVTRVRFRTLTDVELDAYLRAETPYDVAGSAKSEGLGIALLDAIDSDDPTALVGLPLIALTRMLRAAGYPLFGARAPASGGANGR, via the coding sequence ATGCCGGACAACGCTTCCAGCCCGCCGCGGCTGATCCTCGCCTCCAGCTCCCGCTACAGGCGCGAGCTCCTCGAACGCCTGCGCGTGCCGTTCGACGTCATCACGCCCGAAGTCGACGAAACGCCGCTGCCGGACGAAACGCCGTCGGCGACCGCGCTGCGGCTCGCCGCCGCGAAGGCGCGCGCCGCGGCCGAACGCGCCCGAGCGCCTCACGGCGCGCTCGTGATCGGCTCCGATCAGGTCGCGACCTTCGACGGGCTGCAGATCGGCAAGCCGGGCACGCATGAGCGCGCGCTCGCGCAACTGCAGGCGATGCGCGGCCGCGAGGTCGAATTCCACAGCGCGCTTTGCCTGTACGACAGCCGCTCGGGCGCGACGCAGATCGAAGACGTGGTGACGCGCGTACGGTTCCGCACGCTGACCGACGTCGAACTCGACGCCTATTTGCGCGCGGAGACGCCGTACGACGTCGCGGGCAGCGCGAAATCGGAAGGGCTCGGCATCGCGCTTCTCGACGCGATCGACTCCGACGATCCGACCGCGCTCGTCGGCCTGCCGCTCATCGCGCTCACGCGGATGCTGCGCGCGGCGGGCTATCCCCTCTTCGGCGCGCGGGCGCCGGCTTCCGGCGGAGCGAACGGACGATGA
- the rpmF gene encoding 50S ribosomal protein L32 — MAVQQNKKSPSKRGMHRSHDFLTTSPLAVEPSTGEVHLRHHISPNGYYRGKKVVKTKND, encoded by the coding sequence ATGGCAGTTCAACAAAACAAGAAGTCGCCGTCGAAGCGCGGCATGCATCGTTCGCACGATTTCCTGACGACCTCGCCGCTCGCCGTCGAGCCGAGCACGGGTGAAGTGCATCTGCGTCACCATATCAGCCCGAACGGCTACTATCGCGGCAAGAAAGTCGTCAAGACGAAGAACGACTAA